A window of the Candidatus Rokuibacteriota bacterium genome harbors these coding sequences:
- a CDS encoding acyl-CoA dehydrogenase family protein has product MDFKLSPDQERFRAELRGWLEVNSPGDWGKIRAGLKTREAQAEFLVGWQRKLHGAGYVGLHWPTAYGGRGATVLEQAIFYEEMARAHAPELPNAIGLDMAGPAIIAHASEKQKQAHLPKILSAEHIFCQGFSEPNAGSDLAAVETRATPKNGYYVINGQKVWTSYAHYANWCILLTRTDPQAPRHKGLTFFIVDMASPGFTVKPLRQMNGDAEFNELYFDNLEVPAENVVGRENGGWAVAITTLMFERGPRALSRQLILRQGIAELLELARARGRAADPVMRQRLAQAYIDAEALRYANLRTLTRLIQGEQPGPEGSASKLFFSETWQRVLELGLEMQGPYAALWQGSPRAVGDGWWQYRALRSRGDTIAGGTSEIMRNILAERVLGLPKD; this is encoded by the coding sequence ATGGACTTCAAACTTTCTCCCGACCAGGAACGGTTCCGGGCGGAGCTCCGCGGCTGGCTCGAGGTCAATAGCCCAGGCGACTGGGGCAAGATCCGCGCCGGGCTCAAGACGCGGGAAGCGCAGGCCGAGTTCCTCGTCGGATGGCAGCGCAAGCTCCACGGTGCGGGCTACGTAGGGCTGCACTGGCCCACGGCCTATGGCGGGCGCGGCGCCACCGTGCTCGAGCAGGCGATTTTCTACGAGGAGATGGCGAGAGCGCACGCACCCGAGCTGCCCAACGCCATCGGCCTCGACATGGCTGGGCCGGCCATCATCGCCCACGCCAGCGAGAAACAGAAGCAGGCGCATCTGCCGAAGATCCTTTCGGCCGAGCACATCTTCTGCCAGGGTTTCTCCGAGCCCAACGCGGGCAGCGACCTGGCTGCGGTCGAGACGCGGGCTACACCGAAGAACGGCTACTACGTCATCAACGGCCAGAAGGTGTGGACCTCCTACGCCCACTACGCGAACTGGTGCATCCTGCTGACCCGCACCGACCCGCAGGCGCCGCGCCACAAGGGTCTGACGTTCTTCATCGTGGACATGGCGAGCCCCGGCTTCACGGTCAAGCCTCTCAGGCAGATGAACGGGGACGCGGAGTTCAACGAGCTGTACTTTGACAACCTCGAGGTGCCGGCCGAGAACGTCGTGGGGCGGGAGAACGGCGGCTGGGCGGTGGCCATCACGACGCTCATGTTCGAGCGCGGGCCGCGCGCCCTCTCCCGCCAGCTCATCCTGCGCCAGGGCATTGCCGAGCTGCTTGAGCTCGCCCGGGCGCGCGGTCGCGCGGCGGACCCGGTGATGCGGCAGCGGCTGGCCCAGGCCTACATCGACGCGGAGGCGCTCCGCTATGCCAACCTCCGCACCCTGACGCGTCTCATCCAGGGGGAACAGCCGGGACCGGAGGGGTCGGCGTCCAAGCTCTTCTTCAGCGAGACGTGGCAGCGGGTGCTGGAGCTGGGGCTGGAGATGCAGGGCCCCTATGCTGCGCTCTGGCAGGGGAGCCCGCGCGCGGTGGGCGACGGCTGGTGGCAATACCGGGCCCTCCGATCGCGTGGGGACACCATCGCGGGCGGCACCTCAGAGATCATGAGGAACATCCTGGCCGAGCGGGTTCTGGGACTTCCGAAGGACTAG
- a CDS encoding TetR family transcriptional regulator C-terminal domain-containing protein yields the protein MKRKAPGRKPATPHAPQPLAASLQALEERFAPIVAAVARVARGGDPPAVRLEGAMEIIFGAYGQSDPDFSEMLLTGWMRARHDKHHRLALAWQREQLRLSLEEILQAGVAAGAFRKELDTGAVAAVMLGAAEGCLLQAATQGGAVPPGELVRALLSLTLSGA from the coding sequence GTGAAGCGGAAAGCTCCCGGCCGCAAGCCCGCGACACCGCACGCGCCACAACCACTCGCCGCGAGCCTTCAGGCGCTCGAGGAGCGCTTCGCGCCCATCGTGGCCGCCGTCGCACGCGTGGCTCGCGGCGGCGATCCCCCGGCGGTCAGGCTCGAGGGCGCCATGGAGATCATCTTCGGCGCCTACGGCCAGAGCGATCCTGACTTCTCCGAGATGCTCCTGACGGGCTGGATGCGGGCGCGTCACGACAAGCACCACCGGCTGGCGCTGGCCTGGCAGCGCGAGCAGCTCCGGCTGTCGCTCGAGGAGATTCTCCAGGCGGGCGTGGCGGCGGGAGCGTTCAGGAAGGAGCTCGATACGGGCGCCGTCGCCGCCGTCATGCTGGGCGCGGCCGAGGGGTGCCTGCTCCAGGCGGCTACACAGGGCGGGGCCGTGCCACCGGGCGAACTGGTGCGAGCGCTGCTGAGCCTC